gggtgCCAGTGGCACCTCCCgctgcagccccctgccccGCCACCCTCGTTAACACGGTGTAAACGGCAGTGACATTGGCAGCGACCTTGCTGTGACAGCCGCACATCCAAGGACGCCCCGGTGCCCGGGACAGCCCggcccagctcctcccaggccCCCGGTGACCCCTCGGGGACGTTCTCAGCCCTTCCCGGAGATCCCACCCGGCCCCAGCTCCGCATTGCCCTCCAGCCGAGGGCACTTTTCCAGCACCACTAACGCCCCCGGGCCGGTGCCGTACCGAGCTGTACCGAGCCCGGTGCCCGGGACTGGTACCGAGCCCGGACCCCGGACGGTGCCATGCCGGGCCAGGGCTGTACCGTACCGAGCCCGGGGTCCCATCAATGCCGGCACCGCTGCCGTACCGAGCCCGGTGTAGCATAAAGCCCACAGCGGTCCGGTACCGGTGCCGCGCCGAGCCCGGTGCCGGTGCAGTGCCGGCCCGTACCGAGCCCCGGGCTGCGCCGTCCCGGTCCGGGCTCGCGTGTCCGCCACCCCCTTCCCCCGTGCCGGTGCGGAGCCCGTGCCGGAGCCGCCCCCGTCGGGgccgagccgccgccgccggcacCGCCCCCGGGCTATATATCCCCGCCGCATCGctccgccgccgctcccgctcccatggctgcggcggcggcggcggcggcaccggcaCCTCCGAGCCCCAGCGGCGGCGACGCGCAGCGCCCGTCccgcggcggccccggcggcaGCGCCGGCGACGGCAAGAGCGGCGGCCCGGGCGCGGTGGAGctggcggcggcgcggcggcggctgGTGGCGGCcgaggggcggcggcgggcggcggccgaGCTGGAGGGGCGGGTGCGGCAGGTGCACTGCGCGCTGCTGCACGCCGAGCTGCGCCTGGCCGCCCGCGCCGAGACCCTGGGCCGCCTCGGGGCCGGCGTGGCCCAGGCGCAGCTCGCCCTGGCGGCGCAGAGCCAGCGGCTGCAGAAGGGGCTgcgccgccgcccgcggccccggcccggaGCGCTGCtcgccgccgcccgcgccctCCGCAGCTGCGTGCCCTGGGCCCCCGCGCGGagccgcggggccgccgcgggCACCCCCGTGCGCCGCCTGCC
This genomic window from Serinus canaria isolate serCan28SL12 chromosome 23, serCan2020, whole genome shotgun sequence contains:
- the TRNP1 gene encoding TMF-regulated nuclear protein 1; translation: MPAPLPYRARCSIKPTAVRYRCRAEPGAGAVPARTEPRAAPSRSGLACPPPPSPVPRPSRGGPGGSAGDGKSGGPGAVELAAARRRLVAAEGRRRAAAELEGRVRQVHCALLHAELRLAARAETLGRLGAGVAQAQLALAAQSQRLQKGLRRRPRPRPGALLAAARALRSCVPWAPARSRGAAAGTPVRRLPAASRGSA